One genomic region from Balneola sp. encodes:
- the galE gene encoding UDP-glucose 4-epimerase GalE, translating to MSVLVTGGAGYIGSHTVLELLNEGQDVIVVDNLSNSSYEALKRVQKITDKELTFYEEDLLNKAALDKIFTTHNIDSVIHFAGFKAVGESVSKPLKYYDNNITSTLYLCELMKKHGVRNIVFSSSATVYGDPHEVPITEDFPLSATNPYGRTKLFIEYILKDLHIADDSWNIALLRYFNPVGAHKSGLIGEDPNDIPNNLMPYVSQVAVGKLKELSIFGDDYPTADGTGVRDYIHVVDLAIGHLKALQKLNTNPGLVVYNLGTGAGSSVLDMVKAFENASGKKVPYKIAPRRPGDIAACYANPSKAEKELGWTAKRGIEEMCRDAWKWQSENPNGYK from the coding sequence ATGAGCGTATTAGTCACTGGTGGAGCGGGTTATATTGGAAGTCATACCGTACTGGAGTTATTAAATGAAGGCCAGGATGTGATTGTTGTTGACAATCTTTCAAATAGCAGCTATGAAGCATTAAAAAGAGTTCAGAAAATCACGGATAAAGAACTCACGTTCTACGAAGAAGATTTACTCAATAAAGCAGCACTTGATAAGATTTTCACAACACACAACATTGATTCTGTTATACATTTTGCTGGATTTAAGGCTGTGGGTGAATCTGTATCAAAACCGCTAAAGTATTACGATAATAATATTACCAGTACGCTTTATTTGTGTGAACTCATGAAAAAGCATGGTGTTCGAAATATTGTTTTTTCATCTTCAGCCACAGTTTACGGAGATCCTCACGAGGTTCCGATAACTGAAGATTTTCCTCTTTCAGCAACAAACCCTTACGGTCGTACAAAGCTTTTTATTGAATACATTCTAAAAGACCTTCACATTGCCGACGATTCCTGGAATATTGCTCTTTTAAGATATTTCAATCCCGTTGGCGCTCATAAGAGTGGCTTGATTGGTGAAGATCCCAATGACATTCCAAACAACTTAATGCCCTATGTATCTCAGGTAGCAGTTGGAAAACTAAAGGAGCTTTCGATTTTTGGGGATGACTACCCTACTGCTGATGGCACCGGTGTTCGCGACTATATCCATGTTGTTGATCTCGCAATTGGGCATCTAAAAGCACTTCAAAAATTAAATACCAATCCGGGGCTAGTCGTATATAACCTTGGAACAGGAGCCGGCTCAAGTGTATTAGATATGGTTAAAGCATTTGAAAATGCATCAGGGAAAAAAGTGCCTTACAAAATTGCGCCAAGAAGACCCGGCGATATCGCTGCTTGCTACGCTAATCCTTCGAAAGCAGAAAAAGAACTTGGATGGACAGCAAAACGTGGAATTGAAGAAATGTGCAGGGATGCCTGGAAATGGCAATCTGAGAACCCAAACGGTTATAAATAA
- a CDS encoding taurine dioxygenase: MLYGEEKYIQEFAEAAISSFQEFSENYKKFLLQRDETNFRKAGHKIKPVTQMLGVEQILDEYEHAKTLIWDEGPQEELEKSADKVQSICSDVVKELEEKL; this comes from the coding sequence ATGTTGTATGGTGAGGAAAAGTATATTCAGGAATTTGCAGAAGCTGCGATTAGTTCATTTCAGGAATTTTCGGAAAACTATAAGAAGTTTTTACTACAACGGGATGAAACAAACTTCAGAAAAGCGGGACATAAAATTAAGCCGGTAACCCAGATGCTTGGAGTTGAACAGATACTGGATGAATACGAGCACGCAAAAACGCTTATTTGGGATGAAGGACCTCAGGAAGAGTTAGAAAAGTCTGCTGATAAGGTTCAAAGCATTTGCTCAGATGTTGTCAAAGAATTAGAAGAAAAACTTTAG
- a CDS encoding acyl-CoA thioesterase → MRFFSRKLIKPEDLNAHGTLFGGSVLSWVDEEAAIYVLCQLGKGNIVTKYMSEINFVNSAKLGEVIEIGMETVKFGRTSITVKCVVRNKFDKDTIISIDEIVFVHLDEFGKPTPHHITEPAND, encoded by the coding sequence ATGAGATTTTTTAGCCGAAAACTAATTAAGCCAGAAGACCTAAATGCCCACGGCACCCTTTTTGGAGGTTCCGTTTTAAGCTGGGTTGATGAGGAAGCAGCGATATATGTTTTATGTCAACTTGGGAAAGGTAATATCGTTACTAAGTACATGTCGGAAATCAATTTCGTAAATTCAGCTAAACTGGGTGAAGTTATTGAGATTGGTATGGAAACTGTTAAGTTTGGCAGGACTTCCATCACCGTTAAGTGCGTGGTTAGGAATAAGTTTGATAAAGACACTATTATAAGTATTGATGAGATTGTTTTTGTTCACCTTGACGAATTCGGTAAACCTACCCCTCATCATATTACTGAACCTGCAAATGATTAA
- a CDS encoding chromosome partitioning protein ParA: MMKTIALTNQKGGVGKTTTTINLGAGLAKLGKKVLLIDLDPQANLTYSLRTHSHRLEKTVYHALRGTASVEEMIIEHNGFDFIPSSLELSGAELELASEPAREGLLKNLILQLDDYDYDYVLIDCPPNLGLLTLNAFTAVEDIFIVLQSEYLALHGLSKLLDLVKVVQQRLNNKLEVGGIICTLYDSRKNLNKEVVGHIKDYFGPKVFKTIIRDNVALAEAPSHHKTIFEYDGNSAGAQDYFALAKEIKNGH, from the coding sequence ATTATGAAGACAATTGCATTAACTAATCAAAAGGGTGGGGTTGGTAAAACAACAACAACCATTAATCTTGGGGCAGGACTTGCCAAATTAGGTAAAAAAGTTCTATTGATTGACCTGGATCCTCAGGCAAATTTAACTTACTCGCTAAGAACGCATTCTCATAGGCTTGAAAAGACAGTTTACCACGCACTAAGAGGTACTGCCAGCGTGGAAGAAATGATTATTGAACACAATGGTTTTGACTTTATTCCTTCATCTCTGGAACTATCAGGTGCTGAGCTCGAACTGGCTAGCGAACCTGCTCGGGAGGGATTACTTAAGAACTTAATTTTGCAGCTGGATGATTACGATTATGACTATGTGTTGATTGATTGCCCGCCCAACCTTGGTCTGTTAACATTGAATGCATTTACTGCTGTTGAAGATATCTTCATTGTGCTGCAGTCTGAATACCTTGCCCTGCACGGTTTGTCAAAGCTTCTTGATTTAGTAAAAGTTGTACAACAACGACTGAACAATAAGCTCGAAGTTGGTGGGATAATTTGTACCCTTTACGATAGCCGGAAAAACCTCAACAAAGAGGTTGTAGGACATATTAAAGATTACTTTGGACCAAAAGTATTTAAAACGATTATTCGTGATAACGTTGCGCTTGCTGAGGCTCCTAGTCACCATAAAACTATTTTTGAGTATGACGGAAATAGTGCGGGTGCACAAGATTACTTCGCATTAGCTAAAGAAATAAAAAACGGCCATTAA
- the recB gene encoding exodeoxyribonuclease V subunit beta, translated as MSRPLDVFDAPLSGISLVEASAGTGKTFNITSLYVRAVLEKGLDPSQILVMTYTEAATAELKLRLRNRLKESLNAVESGEPGKDPFLKKLLQKDYPEASSRLRNAVDLFDEAAVFTIHGFCSRILTEFSLQFGVSPDFELLTDESELLQDCVDDYWRNFTVEAEDDPQAYIILDYLTDEGFGPDELKAIVSEIVNRPNTSLVPEKPTKEELFSLLDDWRSKFEEAKATWVQEKEAFEDVYFNGDLDGNAFRKSKRQPDWEILQSWLKQAKPSISISDRLSRFGSYMEDRGSKKSYQVPHFDFFGIVDEFIAITEQLKMLKPIFIKEAAKEIKRQFEAEKESGNLLSYNDLLEVVESGIRSNSDNKLGAKLSENYPLALVDEFQDTDPTQYSIFRQMYEGRENAALFMIGDPKQAIYGFRGADIFTYLDAKKDADDSQSYTLSNNFRSNKRMIEGVNEFYTISDNPFLFDGLTFNSAHFPDEKSDDQYILDNKGNLVNPMQIVAFDNEESGSKDAFKDQLYDAVCGEVLELLSGEYSINDRSVAEKDIAILVRKGFEGEEIQARLRDKGLKSVLKSRSSVFESKEADELFLILKAIQKISYEPGVRAALATELLGFNAQKLYELLDDEPEWSAIIQKFVELKQVWEKRGIESSIEQLLSVFDVQESLALQKDAERRITNLMHLSELLAKAEREFRIEGKALLKWFYQKMNKSGTESDDEQLRLESDENLIQISTIHAAKGLQYPIVLCPFLWDSGAAKKKNDLLKFHKEGENFIDISAGITHPKREEFSDLAEDQEKAEEVRLTYVALTRSVSACYIFLPDYKKMDDSALASIIAGFRNDQKADYGFIKSRLNECEYIEVRKPSETPKNSTPKEKSPKAETLKAGEFKRKDALLYPRMLSYSSLAEGKEHGEVGRDYDELFTSQKEETVEFNKYGFPKGAGAGTCLHNIFEDIRFDNPKKLEQVIGDNLDYYGFESIWQEPVKKWVKNALSHNLGDPKLSLSALKESEVLKEMEFFFPVEGIDAQELWKFIRTNEPDSSISQSLSGFMKGFIDLTFCYRGKYYILDYKSNHLGHEASDYDSPKLAQAVTDAGYDLQYHIYTLALHRFLRNRIKGYEYDQHFGGVLYLFLRGVEVTQPGSGVFFDRPDKKLIDKMDRYFSTGRVE; from the coding sequence ATGAGTAGACCTTTAGACGTATTTGATGCTCCTCTGTCGGGAATAAGCCTTGTAGAGGCAAGTGCGGGCACGGGTAAGACCTTCAATATTACTTCATTATATGTGAGGGCGGTTTTGGAGAAGGGATTAGATCCATCCCAAATCCTTGTAATGACCTACACGGAAGCGGCTACCGCAGAGCTGAAGCTTCGTTTGAGAAACAGATTAAAGGAATCATTAAATGCGGTTGAGTCAGGGGAGCCCGGAAAAGATCCCTTTCTAAAAAAGCTCCTGCAAAAAGATTATCCGGAAGCATCATCAAGGCTGCGTAACGCTGTTGACTTGTTCGATGAGGCTGCCGTATTCACGATTCATGGGTTTTGTAGTCGTATTCTCACAGAATTTAGCTTACAGTTCGGTGTTTCTCCAGATTTTGAGCTGTTGACGGATGAATCGGAGCTCCTTCAGGATTGTGTAGATGATTACTGGCGAAATTTCACTGTAGAAGCTGAGGATGATCCACAGGCTTACATTATTCTGGATTATTTAACGGATGAAGGCTTTGGACCCGATGAACTAAAAGCGATAGTTAGTGAAATTGTTAATCGGCCTAATACATCTCTGGTTCCCGAGAAACCAACAAAGGAAGAGCTATTTTCACTTTTGGATGATTGGAGGTCAAAGTTTGAAGAAGCAAAGGCTACCTGGGTACAAGAGAAAGAAGCATTTGAAGATGTTTACTTTAATGGTGATTTAGATGGGAATGCATTCAGAAAATCAAAACGACAGCCCGATTGGGAGATACTGCAAAGCTGGCTAAAGCAAGCAAAGCCGTCTATCTCTATTTCTGATCGATTATCACGTTTCGGAAGCTATATGGAAGACCGGGGCAGTAAGAAATCCTACCAAGTTCCGCACTTTGATTTTTTTGGAATTGTCGATGAATTTATTGCTATAACAGAGCAATTAAAGATGCTGAAACCCATCTTCATCAAGGAGGCAGCGAAAGAAATAAAGAGACAGTTTGAAGCTGAAAAGGAATCAGGTAACCTGCTTTCTTACAATGATTTGTTAGAAGTAGTTGAATCAGGCATAAGAAGTAATAGTGATAATAAATTAGGTGCTAAACTTTCAGAAAATTACCCACTGGCTTTAGTGGATGAGTTTCAGGATACAGATCCTACACAGTATAGCATCTTCCGCCAAATGTATGAAGGAAGGGAGAATGCGGCTTTGTTTATGATCGGTGATCCTAAGCAGGCTATTTATGGTTTTAGAGGAGCGGATATATTCACGTATCTGGATGCCAAAAAGGATGCCGATGATTCACAGTCTTATACTTTGAGCAATAATTTCCGGTCCAATAAGCGGATGATTGAGGGTGTTAATGAGTTCTATACGATTTCTGATAACCCATTTCTATTTGATGGGCTCACCTTTAATTCCGCTCATTTCCCTGATGAAAAATCTGATGACCAATATATATTAGATAATAAGGGCAACTTGGTAAACCCCATGCAGATCGTTGCTTTCGACAATGAAGAGTCCGGTTCAAAAGATGCTTTTAAAGATCAGCTGTATGATGCGGTGTGTGGTGAAGTTTTAGAGCTATTGTCTGGAGAGTATTCAATTAATGATCGGAGTGTTGCAGAGAAGGACATTGCGATTTTAGTGCGCAAAGGATTTGAAGGAGAAGAGATTCAAGCCAGACTTCGCGATAAAGGGCTTAAAAGTGTATTGAAGTCCCGGAGTAGTGTTTTTGAGTCAAAAGAAGCCGATGAGCTATTTTTGATATTAAAGGCCATTCAAAAGATAAGTTATGAACCTGGAGTAAGAGCTGCTTTAGCAACGGAATTGCTTGGTTTTAACGCTCAGAAACTATACGAATTATTGGATGATGAGCCTGAATGGTCCGCGATTATTCAGAAATTTGTTGAGCTCAAACAAGTATGGGAGAAGAGAGGGATTGAATCTTCGATAGAACAATTGCTTTCTGTTTTTGATGTGCAGGAATCATTAGCCTTACAAAAAGATGCAGAACGTAGAATCACCAACTTGATGCATTTATCGGAGCTCTTGGCTAAGGCAGAGCGAGAGTTTCGTATTGAGGGAAAGGCGCTACTAAAGTGGTTCTATCAAAAGATGAATAAGTCTGGTACAGAATCCGATGATGAACAGCTGCGACTGGAAAGTGACGAGAACCTGATACAAATTTCAACTATACATGCGGCAAAAGGGTTGCAGTACCCAATTGTTTTGTGTCCATTTTTATGGGATTCTGGAGCTGCTAAGAAAAAGAACGATCTCCTCAAATTTCACAAAGAAGGCGAAAACTTCATTGACATCAGTGCGGGAATTACTCACCCAAAAAGAGAAGAATTTTCTGATTTAGCCGAAGATCAGGAAAAGGCAGAGGAGGTTAGGCTGACATATGTTGCTCTAACCCGTTCGGTTTCTGCTTGTTATATTTTCCTGCCAGACTATAAAAAAATGGATGACTCAGCGTTGGCGAGTATCATAGCTGGTTTTAGGAATGATCAAAAAGCAGATTATGGATTCATCAAGAGTCGGCTTAATGAATGTGAGTACATTGAAGTGAGGAAGCCTTCAGAAACTCCAAAGAATTCAACCCCAAAAGAAAAAAGTCCAAAAGCAGAAACTTTAAAAGCGGGAGAATTTAAACGAAAAGACGCGCTTTTATACCCAAGAATGCTTAGCTATTCTTCATTAGCAGAAGGCAAAGAACATGGAGAAGTTGGCCGTGACTATGACGAGCTATTTACCTCCCAAAAAGAAGAAACTGTTGAGTTCAATAAATATGGGTTTCCCAAAGGAGCCGGGGCCGGAACTTGCTTGCATAACATATTCGAAGATATTCGGTTTGATAATCCCAAGAAGCTGGAACAAGTAATCGGTGATAATCTGGATTATTACGGGTTTGAATCTATTTGGCAAGAACCCGTTAAAAAGTGGGTCAAAAATGCATTAAGCCATAATCTTGGTGATCCTAAGTTATCCCTTTCTGCCTTGAAAGAATCCGAAGTTCTGAAAGAAATGGAGTTCTTTTTTCCGGTTGAGGGTATTGATGCTCAGGAGCTGTGGAAGTTCATTAGAACAAATGAACCCGATTCATCAATTTCTCAATCTCTTAGCGGGTTTATGAAGGGCTTCATTGATTTGACCTTCTGTTATAGAGGCAAGTATTATATACTGGATTACAAATCGAATCACCTGGGGCATGAGGCTTCTGACTATGATTCTCCTAAACTTGCTCAGGCGGTTACTGATGCTGGATATGACCTTCAGTACCATATTTACACACTAGCTCTCCACCGCTTTCTTAGAAACAGAATTAAGGGTTATGAATATGATCAACACTTTGGTGGGGTCTTGTATTTATTTTTAAGAGGAGTAGAAGTGACCCAGCCGGGAAGTGGAGTCTTTTTCGACCGTCCAGATAAGAAGCTTATTGATAAGATGGACCGATATTTCAGTACAGGGAGGGTAGAATGA
- the recD gene encoding exodeoxyribonuclease V subunit alpha has product MSVLTRLEDLREKEVISAVEVEFVRFLLEIHPSVQDDVLWAAAACIYAQKNGHVCLDFANWDDEWLFNDKKSNLKLTDSIKKQWITSLAECPIVSDGKELQPLILESSRLYLHRFWSFEGELCDWLNHKSSKTNQISEIEKKVMQSLLNPTEDLFETNWQHIAVQLSFLKDIVVVSGGPGTGKTFTVLNIIAAHLLSKPEGDFRIALAAPTGKAARRLAESLEAGKNNLPDKMQGEVQIPDSAQTVHKLLGSDFRGASFSFNEENPLPYDLVIIDEASMLDMNMWVRLIRAIGSNTKLIVLGDKDQLASVEAGSILGDICGGDNSFSDRIAKSISQIQGTNIPIVKDQPSINDCIVFLTKSYRFGENSGIQKFAAAVNESNPDLAIKILQDSNLTDLNWLEPTSENMETIVRDYAVNHHAEFQKKPQDQRLSASNKKKILCALRKGPFGVEQVNGKVESIIKRKHNILAGRIWYEGRIVMATRNDALLRIRNGDIGIYTDKENGVIEFEGEEGQSLSANRLKDYEPAFAITIHKSQGSEFDEVAVILSNRVNSVLSKEILYTAVTRARKNTLIIVNEDVLRKTILRSVSRRSGLKEKIWGP; this is encoded by the coding sequence ATGAGCGTACTGACCAGACTTGAAGATTTGCGTGAAAAAGAAGTGATTTCGGCTGTAGAAGTCGAATTTGTTCGTTTTCTATTGGAAATACACCCGTCGGTTCAGGATGATGTGCTTTGGGCTGCGGCTGCTTGTATTTACGCTCAAAAGAATGGTCACGTCTGCCTTGATTTTGCTAATTGGGATGATGAATGGCTATTCAATGACAAGAAATCGAACCTAAAACTCACCGATTCCATTAAGAAACAATGGATTACATCTTTGGCAGAGTGTCCTATTGTAAGCGATGGAAAAGAATTACAACCTCTGATTCTAGAATCAAGTCGATTATATCTGCATCGATTTTGGAGTTTTGAAGGAGAATTATGTGACTGGCTGAATCATAAATCTTCCAAAACGAACCAAATTTCTGAGATAGAGAAAAAGGTCATGCAATCTCTACTCAATCCTACAGAAGATCTTTTTGAAACCAATTGGCAGCATATAGCAGTTCAGCTTAGCTTTTTGAAGGATATTGTGGTCGTTTCCGGAGGACCAGGAACAGGCAAAACATTCACGGTTCTAAATATTATCGCAGCACACCTGTTATCCAAACCTGAAGGAGATTTCAGAATTGCTTTAGCTGCTCCGACCGGAAAAGCTGCACGAAGGCTGGCAGAATCTCTCGAAGCTGGCAAAAATAACTTACCTGATAAAATGCAGGGTGAAGTACAGATTCCGGATTCAGCCCAAACAGTTCACAAATTACTAGGGTCAGATTTTAGGGGAGCCTCATTTTCATTCAACGAAGAAAACCCACTCCCATACGACCTTGTGATCATTGACGAAGCTTCTATGCTGGATATGAACATGTGGGTTCGCCTGATTCGCGCGATTGGTTCAAATACTAAGCTGATTGTGTTGGGAGATAAAGATCAGTTGGCCTCTGTTGAAGCAGGTTCTATTCTGGGGGATATTTGCGGGGGTGATAACTCTTTCTCAGACAGGATAGCTAAATCAATTAGCCAAATTCAGGGAACAAATATACCTATTGTTAAGGATCAGCCTTCAATAAATGATTGTATTGTCTTTTTAACAAAAAGCTACCGCTTCGGAGAAAACAGTGGAATCCAAAAATTTGCTGCTGCTGTAAATGAGTCCAATCCCGATTTAGCTATAAAGATACTTCAGGATTCCAACCTTACCGACCTGAACTGGCTGGAGCCGACAAGTGAAAATATGGAAACTATAGTCCGAGACTATGCGGTAAACCACCACGCTGAGTTCCAAAAGAAGCCTCAGGATCAACGCCTGAGTGCATCAAACAAAAAGAAAATATTATGTGCTCTTAGAAAAGGCCCTTTTGGAGTTGAACAAGTAAACGGGAAAGTAGAGAGTATCATTAAAAGGAAGCATAATATATTAGCCGGAAGAATCTGGTATGAAGGCAGAATTGTGATGGCTACCCGAAACGATGCTTTACTACGAATTAGAAATGGGGATATTGGAATTTATACGGATAAAGAAAACGGAGTTATAGAATTTGAAGGAGAGGAAGGGCAAAGTCTTTCAGCGAATCGTCTTAAAGATTACGAACCAGCATTTGCTATTACGATACACAAAAGTCAGGGCTCGGAGTTTGACGAAGTAGCAGTAATTCTTTCAAATCGAGTAAATTCAGTGCTTTCGAAAGAGATTCTTTATACTGCTGTAACAAGAGCCCGTAAAAACACTCTTATCATTGTAAATGAAGATGTTTTACGTAAAACAATACTTAGATCTGTATCAAGAAGAAGTGGTCTGAAGGAAAAAATTTGGGGTCCTTAG
- a CDS encoding peptidylprolyl isomerase, translating to MTLNKLFLSALLSILMLTTACNQPQMGTPKADLSTKLDSVSYALGYQNGTFLSREGITELNMNNYNAGIGAGLSSEDGLLTQQEIQAVTNSYLQEITEKISQDNLDEGQAFLEENKTKEGVMETESGLQYKVIEEGDGTSPSAQSTVRVHYVGELLDGTIFDTSRKDVAQANGLYNPQREPYSGAEFPLNRVIPGWTEGVQLMNEGATYEFYIPSELAYGSRAPQGSKIGPNATLIFEVELLEVKSPGSSN from the coding sequence ATGACACTTAATAAACTATTTCTAAGTGCCCTATTGAGCATATTAATGCTGACTACAGCTTGTAATCAGCCCCAAATGGGCACACCCAAAGCGGACCTTTCAACAAAACTTGACAGTGTGAGTTACGCACTCGGGTACCAAAATGGTACTTTTCTTAGCCGTGAAGGGATCACTGAATTAAATATGAATAATTATAATGCCGGAATTGGTGCAGGACTTTCTTCGGAAGATGGGTTACTCACTCAACAAGAAATTCAAGCAGTAACCAACAGCTACCTGCAGGAAATCACTGAGAAAATTAGCCAGGATAACCTAGATGAAGGGCAAGCTTTTCTTGAAGAGAATAAAACCAAGGAAGGAGTTATGGAAACAGAATCCGGCCTTCAGTATAAAGTAATTGAAGAAGGTGACGGAACTTCTCCTTCAGCACAAAGCACCGTTCGCGTTCATTATGTTGGCGAATTGCTTGACGGAACCATTTTTGATACAAGCAGAAAAGATGTAGCCCAGGCAAACGGACTTTATAACCCACAAAGAGAACCTTATAGTGGTGCTGAATTTCCTCTTAACCGTGTTATTCCCGGTTGGACAGAAGGTGTTCAGCTAATGAACGAAGGCGCGACTTATGAGTTCTATATTCCCTCAGAACTTGCTTATGGAAGCAGAGCTCCACAGGGCAGTAAAATTGGACCTAACGCTACGTTAATCTTTGAAGTGGAATTACTCGAAGTTAAATCCCCTGGCTCTTCAAACTAA